A section of the Devosia rhizoryzae genome encodes:
- a CDS encoding ABC transporter ATP-binding protein, producing the protein MTKPEPLLSVEHFSLSFGASSTNLIDDISFSVEPGKTLCLVGESGCGKSVTSLALMGLLAKGAARITGGKARFAGEDLFALPERRRADLRGNDIAMIFQEPMTSLNPSMTIGHQIVEGVRRHKAVSKEAAEARALEMLSLVRIPAPEKRFHAYPHQLSGGMRQRAMIAMALANSPKLLIADEPTTALDVTIQAQILALVSRLQAETGTAMILITHDLSVVAEVADHVAVMYAGRIVEVGSVDDIFSDPQHPYTLGLFGSVPSIGRRSGTLATIEGSVPLLERMPPGCRFATRCPFADQRCFERAPPNYEPKDGHRVACWYAPLENHVRAA; encoded by the coding sequence ATGACCAAGCCAGAACCGCTCCTCAGCGTCGAGCATTTTTCGCTCAGCTTTGGAGCCAGCAGCACCAATCTCATCGATGACATCTCCTTCTCCGTCGAGCCGGGCAAGACCCTGTGTCTCGTGGGTGAATCCGGCTGCGGCAAGAGTGTCACCTCGCTGGCGCTGATGGGTCTTTTAGCCAAAGGGGCGGCGCGGATCACCGGCGGCAAGGCCAGGTTCGCCGGAGAGGATCTTTTCGCGCTGCCGGAGCGCCGTCGCGCCGACCTGCGCGGCAATGACATAGCGATGATCTTTCAGGAGCCGATGACCTCACTCAATCCCTCGATGACCATTGGTCACCAGATCGTCGAGGGTGTCCGCCGCCACAAAGCCGTGTCGAAGGAAGCGGCCGAGGCGCGCGCGCTCGAAATGCTAAGCCTGGTGCGTATTCCCGCGCCGGAAAAGCGCTTCCATGCCTATCCGCACCAGCTCTCCGGCGGCATGCGGCAGCGCGCCATGATCGCCATGGCTCTCGCCAATTCGCCCAAGCTGCTGATTGCCGACGAGCCGACCACGGCTCTCGACGTGACTATTCAGGCTCAGATCCTGGCGCTGGTCAGCCGGCTGCAGGCAGAGACCGGCACGGCCATGATCCTCATCACCCACGATCTCAGCGTCGTGGCGGAAGTGGCCGACCATGTCGCGGTCATGTATGCCGGCCGCATCGTCGAGGTTGGTTCGGTCGACGATATTTTTTCCGATCCCCAGCATCCCTACACGCTCGGGCTTTTCGGCTCGGTGCCGTCCATTGGGCGGCGCAGCGGCACCCTCGCGACCATCGAAGGTTCGGTGCCGCTGCTTGAGCGCATGCCGCCGGGCTGTCGCTTCGCGACCCGCTGTCCCTTTGCCGACCAGCGCTGTTTTGAACGGGCGCCGCCGAATTACGAACCCAAGGACGGGCATCGCGTGGCCTGCTGGTATGCGCCCCTCGAAAATCACGTGAGGGCAGCATGA
- a CDS encoding NAD(P)/FAD-dependent oxidoreductase has translation MMKAIVIGGGVIGAAVAFRLAEAGTSVTLIEAGRIAEGTSMTSFAWVSACEKINSDSYYRLSLAAVAAHLDLVAEFGAAGNWYHRPGVIQWLGAGYEGMALAESPLFQKLDRLAALGYPAERIGAGDLARLEPRLCPAALGIGEEAIHYPEDGYVEAPVMIGALIEAAIVRFGMELRTQTAVRRLITDNGRATGVETASGETLSADVVINCAGRWANEVVGSPDLTIPLTPTLGLIAYTSSVGTAIRKVLRTPYLNVRADGGGRLLLRANDLDETLAADDVARPDHPAAIELARRLGELVPALVGIHAEAARIATRPIPQGGLPCVGTLPGLDNYWVAVTHGGINTSALIGIALRDEILEGRPAPEYAPYRPDRFFKAAA, from the coding sequence ATGATGAAGGCGATCGTAATAGGGGGAGGGGTGATCGGTGCGGCTGTGGCTTTTCGCCTTGCCGAAGCCGGAACGAGCGTCACCCTGATTGAGGCCGGTCGCATCGCCGAGGGCACGTCCATGACCAGCTTTGCCTGGGTTAGTGCCTGCGAGAAGATCAATTCCGACAGCTATTACCGCCTAAGCCTGGCAGCCGTGGCGGCGCATCTCGATCTCGTTGCCGAGTTCGGTGCTGCAGGCAACTGGTATCATCGTCCCGGTGTCATTCAGTGGCTGGGCGCCGGCTACGAAGGCATGGCGCTTGCCGAAAGTCCGCTTTTCCAGAAGCTCGACAGGCTCGCGGCGCTCGGTTATCCGGCCGAACGCATCGGTGCCGGCGATCTTGCGCGGCTCGAGCCGCGCCTGTGCCCTGCAGCGCTCGGTATCGGTGAAGAGGCTATTCACTACCCCGAAGACGGATACGTCGAGGCGCCGGTGATGATTGGCGCGCTGATCGAGGCTGCCATCGTGCGTTTCGGTATGGAACTGCGTACGCAGACCGCGGTGCGCCGGTTGATCACCGACAATGGTCGCGCGACGGGCGTCGAAACCGCGAGCGGGGAAACGCTCTCTGCCGACGTTGTAATCAATTGCGCCGGCCGCTGGGCCAATGAGGTTGTCGGCAGCCCGGATCTCACCATTCCGCTGACGCCTACCCTGGGCCTCATTGCCTATACGTCTTCTGTGGGCACTGCCATTCGCAAGGTATTGCGCACGCCTTATCTCAATGTCCGCGCCGATGGCGGTGGGCGACTGCTCCTGCGCGCCAACGACCTCGACGAGACCCTTGCCGCCGATGATGTGGCAAGGCCGGATCATCCTGCGGCGATCGAACTCGCTCGCCGGCTGGGCGAGCTGGTTCCCGCGCTTGTCGGTATCCATGCCGAAGCCGCGCGGATTGCAACGCGACCCATTCCACAGGGCGGGCTGCCCTGCGTCGGCACGCTTCCCGGGCTAGACAACTACTGGGTTGCCGTCACCCATGGCGGCATCAATACCAGCGCCCTCATCGGTATCGCACTCCGGGACGAGATCCTCGAAGGCCGCCCGGCGCCGGAATATGCGCCCTATCGTCCCGACCGTTTCTTCAAGGCGGCTGCATGA
- a CDS encoding GntR family transcriptional regulator: MAIADEVEEGGGVLLLAPVLGASGSLHDEILAGLRRYLIEGSLPDGARIPERLLCATMGVSRTPLREALKVLASEGLVELLPNRGARVRAFTKNDIRELFEVMGGLEALAGRLACEHITDVEVAGVEQLHYDMYASYMRRDLPTYFALNQKIHLAIVAAARNSVLTTTYSNFASRLQRVRYNANRENHKDRWGEAMREHEQILDALQRRAGLELSDILFRHLQNKRAAALRYLDDHPSDAGDQR, translated from the coding sequence ATGGCCATTGCGGATGAGGTAGAAGAGGGTGGTGGAGTGTTGCTTCTTGCGCCAGTGTTGGGCGCAAGTGGATCTCTGCACGATGAGATTCTTGCAGGGCTGCGCCGTTACCTGATCGAGGGCAGTCTTCCAGACGGGGCGCGAATTCCAGAGCGCCTGCTGTGCGCAACGATGGGTGTCTCACGCACGCCCCTGCGCGAGGCTTTGAAAGTCCTTGCTTCAGAAGGGCTTGTTGAGCTGCTTCCCAATCGCGGTGCGCGTGTACGGGCCTTCACGAAAAATGACATCCGCGAGCTGTTCGAGGTGATGGGCGGTCTTGAGGCCTTGGCGGGGCGCCTTGCCTGCGAGCATATTACCGACGTCGAGGTCGCAGGCGTCGAGCAGCTACACTACGACATGTATGCCAGCTATATGCGCCGCGACCTGCCAACCTATTTCGCGCTCAACCAGAAAATCCACTTGGCGATTGTGGCTGCTGCCAGAAATTCCGTTCTGACAACAACTTACTCAAATTTTGCCAGTCGCCTGCAGCGCGTGCGCTACAATGCCAATCGCGAAAACCACAAGGATCGGTGGGGCGAGGCCATGCGCGAGCATGAGCAAATTCTGGATGCGCTGCAGCGTCGTGCCGGCCTCGAATTGAGCGATATTCTATTCCGTCATCTTCAGAACAAGCGCGCGGCGGCCCTGCGCTACCTTGATGACCATCCGTCCGACGCCGGCGATCAGAGATAG